One window of Candidatus Krumholzibacteriia bacterium genomic DNA carries:
- a CDS encoding 4Fe-4S binding protein, with protein sequence MDQTVAVGFLLALTCCLAVVLAIANARLKVWEDPRVGAVQDMLPNSNCGACGLPGCRAFAEKVVEGAVQPAGCTVGGPQTAGRIADYLGVDAGEAVRRTARLLCAGGANVAIQMAEYQGHPSCRAASAVGGGGKGCRYGCLGYGDCEDVCDFDAIVMSPTGLPIIDAEKCTACGDCIDICPKHVLELYPVEQRLIVQCKSELEGDEILDLCRVACTGCARCVADAPEGLLKMHNNIPVVNRDLIGVQTEAAIRRCPTGAIAWLEDTRFQNGIGEKSDAVSKVQRSG encoded by the coding sequence TTGGATCAAACCGTTGCAGTTGGATTCCTTCTCGCACTGACGTGCTGTCTCGCCGTTGTGCTCGCCATCGCGAACGCGCGCCTGAAGGTGTGGGAAGACCCGCGCGTGGGCGCCGTGCAGGACATGCTGCCCAACAGCAACTGCGGTGCGTGCGGTCTGCCGGGGTGCCGTGCATTCGCGGAGAAGGTGGTTGAAGGCGCCGTGCAACCGGCCGGGTGCACGGTGGGTGGACCGCAGACCGCCGGCCGGATCGCCGACTACCTCGGCGTCGACGCCGGTGAGGCGGTGCGGCGCACCGCGCGACTCCTGTGCGCGGGCGGCGCCAACGTGGCCATCCAGATGGCCGAGTACCAGGGTCATCCCTCCTGCCGCGCCGCTTCCGCGGTTGGCGGCGGGGGCAAGGGGTGCCGCTACGGATGCCTCGGCTATGGCGACTGCGAAGACGTCTGCGACTTTGACGCCATCGTCATGAGCCCCACCGGGCTGCCCATCATCGACGCGGAGAAGTGCACCGCGTGCGGCGATTGCATCGACATCTGTCCCAAGCACGTGCTCGAGCTCTATCCGGTGGAACAGCGTCTCATCGTGCAGTGCAAGTCCGAGCTGGAAGGCGACGAGATCCTGGACCTCTGCCGCGTCGCCTGCACCGGCTGCGCGCGTTGCGTGGCCGACGCCCCCGAGGGCCTGCTGAAGATGCACAACAACATCCCCGTGGTGAACCGCGACCTCATCGGTGTCCAGACGGAAGCGGCCATCCGCCGCTGCCCCACGGGCGCAATCGCCTGGCTGGAGGACACGCGGTTCCAGAACGGTATTGGAGAGAAAAGCGATGCGGTTTCGAAAGTCCAAAGAAGCGGGTAA